A stretch of Prunus dulcis chromosome 6, ALMONDv2, whole genome shotgun sequence DNA encodes these proteins:
- the LOC117632462 gene encoding aluminum-activated malate transporter 2-like: MASEAVRDQNNGNEGENRDPGFCGKLMNKVVEFPRKLKKLGQDDPRRIVHSLKVGLAVLLVSLLYYFQPLYDGLGATAMWAVLTVVVVFEFSVGATLGRGLNRILATFLAGFLGFGVHHLANLSGETAHPILIGVFVFLLAASVTFLRFFPRLKARYDYGLLIFILTFCLISVSGYRDEEILEMAHKRVSTILIGAFTAVFVCVFICPVWAGNDLHNSVANNIEKLGSFLEGFGDEYFKVASNTESNKALLQGYSSVLNSKQSEESQANFARWEPRHGKFRYRHPWKHYLKIGTLTRQCAYRIDTLNGYLNSEIQTPLNIQSNKVQELCMKMSSESGKALKELAWALKTMTKPCSAASCHITKSRAAANNLKSLLKTSAALLGSEGIHLLDIVPAITVASLLSDVVSYAEQIEKSIHELSSFSHVQFKSAEPTKALQPCNSCASSTNDNVPHLVITIHKLPSQQEIGSKQGAAN; this comes from the exons ATGGCATCTGAAGCAGTTCGTGATCAGAACAATGGTAACGAAGGAGAAAATAGAGATCCTGGTTTCTGTGGGAAGCTGATGAACAAGGTGGTGGAATTTCCAAGAAAGTTAAAGAAACTAGGGCAAGATGATCCCAGAAGGATCGTTCATTCTCTTAAAGTAGGACTTGCAGTTCTTTTGGTGTCATTGCTTTATTACTTCCAGCCTCTCTATGATGGGCTTGGTGCCACTGCCATGTGGGCTGTTTTGACTGTTGTTGTTGTCTTCGAATTTTCTGTAG GGGCAACACTAGGAAGAGGTTTAAACAGGATTTTGGCAACATTCCTAGCAGGTTTTCTAGGATTTGGTGTTCATCACCTGGCAAATCTTTCTGGAGAAACAGCTCATCCAATACTCATTGGGGTCTTTGTCTTTCTACTAG CTGCATCAGTGACATTTCTACGCTTCTTTCCGCGGTTGAAGGCGCGATACGACTATGGACTTCTGATTTTTATCTTGACATTCTGTCTGATATCCGTGTCGGGATACAGAGATGAGGAGATACTAGAAATGGCCCACAAGAGGGTGTCCACAATCCTGATAGGCGCATTTACAgctgtgtttgtgtgtgttttcATTTGCCCTGTATGGGCTGGTAATGATCTGCACAACTCTGTTGCTAACAACATTGAGAAACTTGGGAGCTTCTTGGAAG GTTTTGGGGATGAATACTTTAAAGTAGCCAGCAATACAGAGTCTAATAAGGCACTTTTGCAAGGATATTCTAGTGTTCTCAACTCAAAACAGAGTGAAGAAAGTCAG GCAAATTTTGCAAGGTGGGAGCCTAGACATGGAAAGTTTAGATACCGTCATCCATGGAAACATTATCTGAAAATCGGTACCCTAACCCGACAATGCGCATACCGGATCGACACTCTTAACGGTTACCTCAACTCAGAAATTCAG ACACCTCTAAACATCCAGAGCAACAAAGTTCAAGAGCTATGCATGAAGATGAGCTCAGAATCAGGCAAGGCCTTGAAGGAGCTAGCATGGGCCCTTAAAACAATGACCAAGCCATGCTCTGCCGCCAGCTGCCACATCACAAAATCAAGAGCTGCAGCCAATAACCTCAAATCTCTGCTCAAAACCAGCGCAGCATTGTTGGGCAGCGAAGGCATTCACCTCCTGGACATCGTACCTGCTATCACTGTAGCTTCGCTCCTAAGCGACGTCGTTTCATACGCTGAGCAAATCGAGAAGTCGATCCACGAACTGTCCTCGTTTTCGCATGTGCAGTTCAAGAGCGCAGAGCCAACAAAAGCATTGCAGCCGTGTAATTCTTGTGCGAGTTCCACCAATGATAACGTGCCACATCTTGTCATCACGATTCATAAATTGCCTTCTCAGCAGGAAATTGGAAGCAAACAAGGGGCTGCCAATTAA